In Chroicocephalus ridibundus chromosome 2, bChrRid1.1, whole genome shotgun sequence, the DNA window AAAGTGTTGTGTTTACTGTTCTTTCTGTGGCTAAGGCAGAAAAAGACTGCAGCTGAGGTAGGCAACATGATTTGCAAGACACAAGCATATGGGGAAGGCAAAAGAGCTTATTAATGAAAGCGAATTACAGCAGACTTACACATGAGCCTGCTGAGCCTTACCAGAACTCTGCACTGCACAACTAGAGTCTTGTCACCTGCGTACACACAACTTCCAAAGGGATTCCCAGGATCTGCAGGATTTGAGCCTGATTCAGTAAATCATTTATGATGTAAATCGTCGCATAATTTCTAGCAGTAACTGGAAAAATACAGCACACCAGCATTCTTTCCACACACTGCCCTTTCACACAGTTTTTATGCAATGTTTTTCACTGCAAGGAACCTAGCAAATGCACAATTACATTAAAACTACTGTTTAACTGCATTGTTTTTTTCACATACTACTCTCTTGGGCCCTTGCAACACTATCAGATGGAACTATTTCAGGGGCAGAAACCTGCAGTTCATAGCCTTGTACCTTATTTCATGTGATCAAaagtcatgtatttttaaattttttgcctCATTATTAGATAATGCTATAACATGCATGGTAAGTTTTAAAATGTGGCTTACCATGCATTTGAAGAGTTTGTTCATCTCATGGTAAGGAAATTATTGCTTctatagtttattttattttacagaaagacaTAAGAACTGAATGAGTCGGAGTAAGGCACTCCCATCTCCAGTCCCTCAATTCCGAGTGCCGTTGGCACATACTGTTTTGACTCTGCACCCAGGCCTGAATACTTTTAACACATTCTTAAAAGGGAGCAATGAGCACAGGAGAGTTAATGAAGCAAGAGTGGAGGGGAAAAGACGCAAAATACATGGAAGGAAACCTGAAGAAAGATTTTCCTGGTGGAACTACTGTCCGGGGGAGGTCACCATGACAGCATCCCTTTAAGAATTAACATCACTACATAAACCAGTATTAGCCAGTCCTTTGCGCACCTGACTGTGTTCAATGAGGTTTtgtatttcactgttttttttggCAAAGCTTTGTATGCTCACAACCTTAAGTCAACATTAAATCCAACTATCCAGTTATAATCATGAACTCTGTATGCAGTAGCTCCAGATGCACCACAGGAAAACAGGCTGACTGAAATCCACAACTTCAGAGTAGACCACGCAACTTCTGAAAGAAGTTACAATACTTAGAAAAAAGTTACCTCTTCATTTAGGAAGATTTCAGGTGCTTCATACTTGATTTGCTTTTTTACCAACACAATGAAGGAAATGTCCTGCTTCTGCatgactttttcttccttgttggAACAGATGGTGAAGGCTTACAAATACATGACTGGTATTTTTTCAGTGACTCATACCTCAGAGCAACAGGCTTCAGATCGCGATAAGCCACCAACCAAGATGGATGTAAGCGTACTTGAGGAGCAGTATGACCatataaaacagaagcaaaaactgCAATCGCACattattgtatttaaaacagGTATGCTTATATTTATAGGACACAATGCAAATGTAGATGTAAAGACTTTTGCTTTAAATCTTGAATAACTCctagctttgttttttttatgctCAGCTTCAAGAGAGGTACAAAGTTAattccttttctgtcatttggGTTTTTATTCGTTTCACTGAAAGGTGGTTTTATGTTCCTATCAATTAGCTTCACAACAGTGAAACACTAACATGAATTTGAAACAGATGAACATATTTGAGATAAGGTTTTACAGGTTTTGTGTCAGTAAAGTAAAATTATAAACATAAACAGCAACTTTTAGAGGAGCCAGGTACTTTTTGTCTATCATCAGTATATTTGTGCAATGTACTCTGTAACATTTTTGCTCTCTTGAATGCTTCCATCAGAACATGCAATTTCGGGTCTTCTgtctatttttcccttctttatctGTGTAAAGAAATGCGTCCCACAAGACTACAGGAAGCAATAGCAAATATTAAGTGACTACAACCAGTTgagcttttgttaaaaaataactTATACTAAGAGTCATAGTGGGTAACTAAGACACAAGCTTTGAACAAAAGGTCttatttcaaaagtgttttcaCTGCATATTGCTTGAAAAGTACATAAATAGAAAAACAAGTAACAACATGTATCACTCATCTACCTGCTATGTCAGGCAGATTTTATATAAgaaactttcaaatattttaaagtttttagtTAGACTACTGCTTACAATATTACAAtgatatattttcatttactttccaAGCTAAAGTGATTTTGAGAATACTAAGTCAATAGACGAAGCTGTGTTCTGAAAAACGTGCTTCATTCACCTCTCATATTAGTATTTAGCTCAACAATTCCTTCTTTACACTTCATTTTTCAGCAGTTCTAGATTTTGGCTGTGTCAGATTATAACATCGAAACAATTGAAAAAACACATAATTATGAACTATACAACAGATTCACTTCAATATTGTTTCATCCAAATGTCTAGAAATTCTTACGTTAAAAGAATCTACATCTctatgaggaagaaaaagatagatatagatatatatacaagCTTATTTTATCAGGTATGAAAAGGCAACTGACTTGCAGACAAAACAGCCCATCTAATCAGCTGTAGCAAAAACGTAAGTCAGTTAAAGAATGGAAGCAGAACTCTGTATTCAGATTAAATTCAAATGAAGCTTCAGATATAACGAATGTAATCAGAGCAGATTTTTTGGAAGGACACCATTTGAAGATTAAAGAAAAGACATAAGAAAGTAGGACTGCACAGTTTCTGCACAGTTTTAAAAGGGCTGGAAGGtcacatagaaatattttcatatacatacacataatCTAAAACATTCACAAAACCACATAACCTACTGCACTGAACTTCTATCTTTAAACAAGGATTAATGTTACTGTTACAAGCAGctgaagtttgggggttttttgttattgAGTTCTCAGTGTCCTGAAAGTTGATCTTATACACTCCTGTGGTTTGGAAGCTGGGAAAGCTTACGTAGCTCGGCACTTTGAACCTGTTATATGCATCAGTGTCCAAGAGCATGTCAAGCAGAAATGAACGCTGCCATATCGGGATAGCCTGCTGCCCTACACTCCTTAATTTACAAGCTTAAACTATGCAGAAATTCCAGGTAGTACCAAAAGGCAGTCCACATAACAATCAATATTTTGTACTAGCAGCAAATGGTTTCCTTACCTAGAGGGTAAGATTatggctgggctgggaaggggacaatgacagcaccaccaccaccccgcacATACACACAAACCTCagaggccaggcacaaaaacctcatgagattcaaacCTCATGGAAGGGAAGCACCGTCGGTCCCTCATGGCCTTAAAAATCCCTGCCAAATGTCTTTGTTCGAACCAGTAAAACCCTAAATTATTCCTGCCTGACAGACCAGTTGACAGTCCATGATACCACAGGGGTTTTGAGCATTTCAGGTTTATTGCACCACAGTTGGAATGGTAACTCCAAGTTTCCTTGAGGACTTCTAGTTTTGTATGTCACTGCCGCTTTGCCAGAGTCATGAAATTGTGGACCTTTAAACAGAACTTAAGATTCTCTAACTTTTCTAGATTTTTAACTGGTGGGTTAGTAACTGAGAAGTCACCTGAAAACAactttcttctgttccttcccaATACACACAGCCACATTCTTGCTTCTGCCTGTTCCTGATTATCTGAGAGCAAAGAGCATGACAAGATTTGAAAGTCACCAGCTAGGGGATAATTCAGAGTGTATTCATTCATTATTGGCTAAGAAGctgaaaaacagtatttactTTAGGAATTAAATGGGAGCATTCAGCGTATGCAGTCACAACAGAATAAACACTGGGGCTCTGACTGCAGAAATCTCTTCCAAGAATTTCACAAGCTAACTTGAAATAAGATTAACTTTTGTCACTCCAGTACTTTAAAAGTATCTATTATGATGACAGCATATGAAAAAGGCCAAATGGTAAACAACCCTGCAACAAGGCTATtatgcacaattaaaaaaaaaagattaaaagaaaaagaccaaaaatctGTCTAATTAAAGCTTTCTTTACAAGTTTAGAGAGTGATGAATGTGTCACATTGTCACAATTCAACACATAGTGGTTGAGGACTCTCACATTTCTATCAGAGGTGATTGCTCAATTTCGCGTGCTGCACCTGGAACCAAGGAATCAAATCAAACCTGAACTCAAAACCAGTCCAGATTGTTAAAATTGGACAAGATACCTTACTTTGAACTCTCTAATCAACTCAAGCCAGATCATAATTCTTCTGATGACCATCTTCATAAAGTTCAAGATAAAACCTGATGTTGTCTATCCATGGCAGTTCAGCCAAGAGTGCAGTTACATCCACAAGAACATGCAAAGCTGCATCACCTTGGTCTCTTAAGTCTTTCACTTGTATTTTCTCTCACATATGGAGAACGAGACCTAATTTTTGCTACTTGATGCTGTGTTGTGCTGTTCTGCAGAACACACAGGACTCTATTTTGCAAGTGGACTTTTTGTAGCCACCCAAGCTcggctttatttccttttcctatttcaTAAGTTTGATTCTCACTGTTCCATGACAGAGAACTGTGTGTTCTTATCTCTATGAATGGTTTCACCCTAGCAAATTCTGTTAGGATACTTCACTGTATAGagatatacacaaacacatatatatcTCTAAGCTCTGCATGTGTTTTAGACTCCTTTCTCCTGGTAACACTGCAGGAGAGTGGAAGACGTGGGCTGACATGGTTCTTCCTCCCAGAACTGTGATGCAAAGCCGCTCTTATCAGATCAACCCTACAAGGCCAACCCAGGGAGCAGAAAAAATTCAGTGATATTATGCTGGTGGTGTTGCTTCAGCAGCGGCAGCCAAAGACAGCAGTGAAAGCCCCTCCTTAGCCAAAGCCCTGTTGTACAGCTTCATTTACTGCCAGTAAATCAGCTGGGTCTGACATCTTCAAATATCTCCTTGTAACAATGGTATGAAAGACAGTTATAAAGGGGGGTTGTGCTGTTGGGTCTTTTTAAATGCAGCATCCCATTCAAACTAGCTTCATTTCAAATTCAGGGTTACAATTCTTTTAAAGTAGCTATTGAGATACTCAGTTTCAGAATATAATCAGCACTCTTCTATGTCTACTTTTCTCACTTCAATATGCTTCATAACTCATACTGCAAGAGACACAGTTCCTATAACTCAACCCTGTAAATAAGGTCAGCATTCTGCGCAACTCCTACTTTAAACTATATTTATACTAACTGAAGTATATTTCATTAGTAGTTGCAATGTCAACAGCTGCTATGTGTAATTAAAGTAGCATTAGCATTTCTACCTCTAATGTCTTACACATTTCTAACAGTAACTTTCATACTGACCAGATTCTCTCCCACTGTTGCAGCTACCATTCAGGGAGCAAGCAGATTTTTCCTCTAAGGGATCATTCAGGCAACACTCGTGTGCTAAGCTATTTACTTTACACCATTTATACTGACCACAATAGtaaaattgcagtaaaatattaaaataaaagccctattaaaaatatttaaatataaatgatCCCTcattaagaagaagaagaaagatattCACAATTTGTTTCATCTAGAAGCAGTCACAGTGTTTTTAGGCTGTGAATACGAACTTCAAACAGTAtcaaacagaacatttttgtctttcaaatcaCAGCACCTACCAAGGCACAGACAAAGTCCCTGCTCACCTTACAAATTTTTGCTTACAAGCAATTTATTACTGAAAGTCAATTTTCAGTCTGTGTTGTTAATGAGTCTTAGAGTACTGGTTAGATCAATATTGACTTGATAAACCTCCATTTTCATTTGACTAACCCTAGGGTACCATTTATGTCCTCAAAACTGCAAAATCAAGCATGAAATATTTCTACTCCATAACCTGGCATCAAAAGAACTTGCACTCCTCTCAGCCACAGTTAGAAAGAGTACACATAAACTCATCTGTTAAAGCTCTTCAGTTGAGTTTGCACAACAGAATTTACACCCTTAATTTTTGCCACTGTTGTAATGTgagtatatgcattttttttttgtaggtgaaCAGGAATCTGTTCTCCCAGAATCAATGGTCAATGctgttttaattaataaaaaagttAGAAGATCAAAGTCATTTACCGAATGTGTTCCTGTCAGAAAGGTCAGACTGGAGATGACCAACAGTGGCAACATACAAGACAACTCCCCATGGCGTACCCACCTGGGAATTCACCGCCTGGTGCAAGCCCCTTGTTACGGAGTTCCCTGGGATCATTCCCACTGCAAGAACAGACCATGCAGTTTTGACAATCAGAGACTGATTTCAAAGGGAAACGGCATACTGCAACCCATGGAATTAGACAGAGCAAGTGAACTATCCGCTCCCAGTCAACTGGGAAGTTCAAGCACGTTGAACAGTTTCAGCAAAGAGAATGGCAGCAACATTGCAAGCACCTGCCAAAAACCTCTGCTGAAATCAGCCACTTCAGCAGTTTGGACACATCAGCATACTACTTCTACAAAATGCATGCCAGCCTGCAACAAACTAAACTTTTACCCTTTCCCTAATAAAAAAGGGCCCAGAATTTCTGAAGCAGCAAGGAGGCTTGGATTATATGTCTCACAATGAAGACATTCAGTAATACATAAAACTTAAGTCAAAAACTTGACTAAAacttaaaatagcaaaatagtCTTCCTAGTTACACTGATCAACCTGCCGAAGGTCTACTACTTCTATTAGCCAAGGAAGATCCTTACTATGTAATCTGTTGTTTTACAGTACACTGTAAAATGAGACGTTCTCATGAAGATGCTGGGCTGCAGTGACAGATACTCACTTCTGTCATTTGAAATATAAGAgcaattttatgttttattttgtttttcctatgTTCATGTTACTGATGTTAGAAACTAAGATTTTATCACAGCAATATTTGAAATATCTGAAGGAGCTATAGCAGAGACTAGCAGAACTACTGATGAAGCAAGTAGGCTAATTTTAAGTATGATATGATTTAATTAGAcaataaacaaataacaaaacagtATTGAAGGTGATTGGTACACTTAACGTATGATTTCATCATTCACTTCCCTTGAAAAAAGATATTCAAGATACTCTGATGTGTgtaattttaaaaccaattaaTAAAATCTCTGACCATTTCTATTGCTGTTTCAATGGGACTTAGTAAATTATCATGTTTTTCTTATACATaaattctaaattaaatattGTTAGTTCCTATCTATTCCCAGcatttcattagaaaacaaaagtCTGAAATAATTAGTTAGCTCCTTGATACCCTATATCAACGTACCTTCCTTACCAGAAGTATAATGCAACTTTCTGCTGTTACAATTGTATGTATACAAAGGGGATATAACCATTCCAACTACACAAATATAACTGTAGTAGTACAACTATTTTTTATAAATAGGGTTTAACATTTTTTCTGGTGGCACAACTGCACTACAAACCTGTGCAAGTTTTTAAAAGTAAGTAGCTATTTTTGATCTTCCCTCCT includes these proteins:
- the C2H9orf152 gene encoding uncharacterized protein C9orf152 homolog isoform X1, whose product is MKEMSCFCMTFSSLLEQMVKAYKYMTGIFSVTHTSEQQASDRDKPPTKMDVSVLEEQYDHIKQKQKLQSHIIVFKTGEQESVLPESMVNAVLINKKVRRSKSFTECVPVRKVRLEMTNSGNIQDNSPWRTHLGIHRLVQAPCYGVPWDHSHCKNRPCSFDNQRLISKGNGILQPMELDRASELSAPSQLGSSSTLNSFSKENGSNIASTCQKPLLKSATSAVWTHQHTTSTKCMPACNKLNFYPFPNKKGPRISEAARRLGLYVSQ
- the C2H9orf152 gene encoding uncharacterized protein C9orf152 homolog isoform X2, which gives rise to MDVSVLEEQYDHIKQKQKLQSHIIVFKTGEQESVLPESMVNAVLINKKVRRSKSFTECVPVRKVRLEMTNSGNIQDNSPWRTHLGIHRLVQAPCYGVPWDHSHCKNRPCSFDNQRLISKGNGILQPMELDRASELSAPSQLGSSSTLNSFSKENGSNIASTCQKPLLKSATSAVWTHQHTTSTKCMPACNKLNFYPFPNKKGPRISEAARRLGLYVSQ